ACTCGTCGCTCACGCAACCCCGGAACGATGTAATTCGTTGTTCGGAGGTCTCGATCACACTGAATCCGAAGTTCTGGAGGGTCGGGCCTGTCGAAAGCGTGGGCCTAGCGACTAGGCTGGGGTGTCTCACCCACCGGACAGGCCCCCGCGGGGCCGGCGGGTGACCACGGACACCGAAATCGACAGGAGGGGTGGCCACGTGACCACCGAACTGCGTCGTCTGCGCAACTACATCAACGGCGAGTTCCGGGATGCCGCCGACGGACGGACCATCGACGTCGTCAACCCCGCCACCGGTGAGGTCTACGCCACCTCCCCGCTCTCCGGCCGGGCCGACGTCGACGCCGCCATGGAGGCCGCGGCCGCCGCGTTCCCCGCCTGGCGGGACACCACCCCGGCGGAGCGCCAGAAGGCCCTGCTGAAGATCGCGGACGCCTTCGAGGAGCGCGCCGAGGACCTCATCGCCGCGGAGTGCGAGAACACGGGCAAGCCCGTGGGCCTCACCCGCAGCGAGGAGCTGCCCCCGATGGTCGACCAGATCCGCTTCTTCGCCGGCGCCGCCCGCCTGCTGGAGGGCCGCTCCGCCGGCGAGTACATGGAGGGCATGACCTCCATCGTCCGCCGCGAGCCGGTCGGCGTCTGCGCCCAGGTCGCCCCCTGGAACTACCCGATGATGATGGCCGTGTGGAAGTTCGCCCCGGCCCTCGCCGCGGGCAACACCGTCGTGCTGAAGCCCTCGGACACCACGCCCGCCTCGACCGTCCTCATCGCCGAGATCATGGGGCAGATCCTGCCCAAGGGCGTCTTCAACGTCGTCTGCGGCGACCGCGACAGCGGCCGCCTCATGGTCGAGCACCCGACCCCCGCCATGGCCTCCATCACCGGCTCCGTGCGCGCCGGCATGCAGGTCGCCGAGTCGGCGGCCAAGGACGTCAAGCGCGTCCACCTGGAGCTGGGCGGCAAGGCCCCGGTCGTCGTCTTCGAGGACACCGACATCGCGAAGGCCGTCGAGGACATCTCCGTCGCCGGCTTCTTCAACGCCGGCCAGGACTGCACGGCCGCCACCCGCGTCCTCGTCCACGAGTCCATCCACGACGAGTTCGTCGCCGCCCTCGCCAAGGCCGCCGCCGACACGAAGACCGGCGCCCCGGACGACGAGGACGTGCTGTACGGCCCGCTCAACAACGCCCACCAGCTGAAGCAGGTCAGCGGCTTCATCGACCGCCTCCCCGCCCACGCCAAGGTCGAGGCCGGCGGCCACCGCGTCGGCGACAAGGGCTACTACTACGCCCCGACCGTCGTCTCCGGCCTCCGCCAGGACGACGAGATCGTCCAGAACGAGGTCTTCGGCCCCGTCATCACCGTCCAGCCGTTCCGCGACGAGGAGCAGGCGCTGGAGTACGCGAACGGCGTCGAGTACGCCCTCGCCTCCTCCGTGTGGACCAAGGACCACGCGCGCGCGATGCGCATGTCCAAGGCCCTCGACTTCGGCTGCGTGTGGATCAACACCCACATCCCGCTCGTCGCCGAGATGCCGCACGGCGGGTTCAAGAAGTCCGGCTACGGCAAGGACCTGTCGGCGTACGGCTTCGAGGACTACACGCGCATCAAGCACGTCATGACCTCGCTGGGCTGACACCCGCGCCACCGCGCTCCGGCGCCCCGCGTCTCGCGGTCCGGCGCCACGCGTCATCGCGCCGGAGCGCGGGCCCACCACGGGCCCGCGCTCCGGCGCGCCGTACTCACGGGGGCGGCGCGGCCGGCGTCACGGGGTGCGGAACAGCAGCGCCGCGCTGTGCCCGCCCAGCCCGAACGACGTGCTGAGCGCCGCCCGCACCGGCCTGCGCCGCGGCGACTTGACCACCACGTCCAGCTCGATCTCCGGGTCCAGCCGGTCGAGGTTCGCCGTCGGCGGGATCGCCTGGTGCTGGAGGGTCAGCACCGTGCACGCCGCCTCCACCGCGGCCGCGCCGCCGCCCGCGTGGCCGAGCACGCTCTTCACGGCCGTGACCGGCGGCGGCGTCCCCCGGAACACCCGGCGCAGCGCCCGCGCCTCGGCCAGGTCGTCCAGCGCGCCGCCACTGCCGTGCGCGTTCACGTGGTCGACGTCCTCGGGGGCGAGCCCGGCGTCCGCGAACGCCGCCCGCACCGCCCGCTCCACCCCCCGCCCCTGCGGGTCCACCCCGGCCTGACCGGGCACGCACCGCGCCTCCGCCGACGCCCCGTACCCGGAGAGGACCGCCCGTACCCGCGCCCGCCGCGCCCGCGCGTCCGCCAGCCGCTCCAGTACCAGCACCCCCGCGCCCTCGCCCAGCACGAACCCGTCCCGCTCGGCGTCGAACGGGCGGGAGGCGCCCGCCGGGTCGAACGTGCGCGACGACAGGCTGCCCGCCCGGCCGAGCCCCGCCGCGGCCGCACGCCCCGGGACGCCGTCGCAGCCGCCCGCGACGGCCACGTCGCACGTGCCCGCCCGCAGCAGGTCCCGCGCCACGCCGATGGCGGTCGCACCCGAGGCGCACCCGCCGGACGTCACGAAGCTCGGGCCCAGCGCGCCCAGCTCCGTACTGACCTCCGCGGCGCTCACCCCCCGCGCCGCGCCCCCGCCCGGACCGCACCCGGTGCCCAGCACCACCGCCACCCGCGCCCCCTCCCAGCCGCCCTCCGGCCAGGACGCGTCGGCGACCGCCTCACGGGCCGCCGCCAGCCCCAGCCGCGCGGGCCCCTCGAAGCCGGTGACCCGGCAGGAGAAGTCGACCGGCAGCCCCGCCAGGCGTACGTCCCGGGCCGCCGTCGGGACGCCGTCGAGCAGCCCGTCCCACGTGCACTCCGCGGTCCGGCCGGCCGGAGTGACCAGACCGATGCCGGTGACCGCGATGTCGGTCAGCTCTCGCGCGCGGACGCGCTCATCGACGTGCACGACGGGCTCCAGAAGGGGGGCGACGACGGGGGAGGAGCGCCACCCTAAGGGCGGCCCGGCGGGGCGCGGGGCCGTCGCGGCGCCGATCGGCGGCCCGCCCGGGGCAAAAGCACCCGCGTGGGTGACGCCGCGTCCCCGCCCCCGCGGGCGACCATGTACCGCCGCTCGCGCGGACGGCCACCGGAGGCGTCAACTCCCGGTCGACCACGCCCACATGAAGGATGACGGACCGAGGCCGGCCACGGCCGCCACCGTCCTTACCGCACGTCCCCACGCCCCTGCCCGCGGGGCCGCCGGGGTCCGGTGAGCGGTGCCCGGACCCGGGCGTACGCTGCGGACATGAGCGAAGCGAACGCCCTGTCGAGGCGGATACGCGCGTGGTTGGCGTTCTTCGTCGTGTGCCTCGTGCTGAGCGGGGTGACGGCCTTTCCGCTCGTCAGCGAAGTGCGCCTGATGCACGAGGCTCTGACCGGCTGGGCGTCCCCCGTCGGCGACGCCCTCCCCGGCCTCCTGGACTGGATCGGGCGCGTGCGCGCCGGCCTCGACACCGCCGACGCCCGGTACCCGTTCCTCCTGTACGGCACCGACTGGCTGGCGTTCGCCCACCTCGTGATCGCGGTCGCCTTCTACGGACCGTACCGCGACCCCGTACGGAACATCTGGGTCATCGACTTCGGCGTCATCGCCTGCGCGGGGATCGTGCCCCTCGCCCTGATCTGCGGCCGGATCCGGGACATCCCCTTCTGGTGGACCGTCATCGACATGGCGTTCGGGGTGTTCGGGGTGCTCCCGCTGCTCGTCGTCCGCCGCCACATCAAGCGGTTGGAGGCGCTGACGGCACCGGCCGGGTACGCGGCACCGGCCGGGCTCGCGGCACCGGTGGCGCCGCCCGCGACGCCGGATGCCCTCGCGGCACCGGCCGGGCCGGCCCCCGGGACGCCGCAGTCCTGAGCCGCGCCCCCGGGGAGCGGGCCGGACCGCGCGGCGCCGCGGACGGTCAGGGCTTGCGGGCCACCGCGCCGAACTGGGCGACCTCGGGGCCCGCCTCGAAACGCCAGCGGGAGCACGACACGATGCCCGGCTCCAGGACCTCCAGGCCGTCGAGGAACGACGCGAACTCCCCGCGGCTGCGGGCGGTGATGGGCGGGGTGGCGTTCGCGTTCCAGAAGGCCATCGCCTCGGCGTTGCCCGCGCCGCCCAGGGCCGGCTCCAGCGTGGGGTGCGTGAGCACCAGGTGGCTGCCCGGCGGTACGGCGCCCATCAGGGTGCGCACGATGGAGCGGGCGGTGTCGGTGTCGAGGACGAAGTTGAGGATGCCGAGCATCATCACGGCGACCGGCCGGTCCAGGTCCAACGTCCGCCCGACCGCCCGCAGGATCCGCTCCGGGTCGTGCGCGTCGGCGTCGACGTACTCCGTGACCCCCTTCCGGGAGCCGGTGAGCAGCGCCCGCGCGTGGGTCAGCACGATCGGGTCGTTGTCGACGTACACCACCCGCGCCTCGGGGGCGACGCGCTGCGCGACCTCGTGGGTGTTGTCGGCGGTCGGCAGCCCGGTACCGATGTCGAGGAACTGCCGGACGCCCGCCTCGCCCGCCAGGTACCGCACCGCGCGGCCCAGGAACGCCCGGTCGGCGCGGGCCACTTCGCCGATGCTCGGGTACAGCGAGGTCACCTGGTCGCCGACGGCGCGGTCGACGGAGTAGTTGTCCTTGCCGCCCAGCCAGTAGTTCCAGACGCGCGCGTTGTGGGCGATGTCGGTGCGGATCCGGTCGATGTGCGACGACGTCACGTGGGGGCTCCCGTCAGTACGGAGTTCAGGGTGTCCACGCGGTTGGTGGTGATCGAGTCCACCCCGTTGTCGATCAGCTTACGCATGGTCCTGCGCGTGTCTGCCGTCCAGGCGGAGACCAGCAGTCCGTCACGGTGCACCCGGTCCGCGAGCTCCCGGCCGACCAGCCCGAAGCGGTAGTTCAGCCAGCGCGGCGCCACCGCCTCCAGCAGCACCGGCCGGGCCGGGGCGAGGGACGTCCACGTCAGGGCGATCTCGGCGGCCGGGTCGGCGGCGCGGACCAGCAGCATCGCGGCGGCGCCCGAGCAGTAGAAGACCCGGTCCTCCGCGTCGCACTCGCGGACCGTGCCCACGACGGCCCGCACGGTCTCCTCCGTGGCGCCCGGCAGGTCGATCATCACGCGGTGCGGGGCGGCCGCGGCGAGCGCCTCGTAGAGCGTCGGCACGCCCTCCGGCCCGGTCAGCCGCCGCACCTCGGCCAGCGAGAGAGCGGCGAGCGGCCGGTCGATCCGCCACAGCCTGCGCAGCGTCTCGTCGTGCAGGAGGACCGGGACGCCGTCCCAGGTCAGCCGTACGTCCACCTCGACGGCGTCCGCGCCGCGCGCCAGCGCCGACCGGATCGACGCGGTCGTGTTCTCACGGACCCGGTAGGGGTCGCCCCGGTGCCCGACGACGGTGACGGTGCGCATGTGCTCCATTGTCGGCACGGCGCCCGTCAGCGCGCGAGCCACTCCTCCGTGTACGTGTCGATCTCCCGCTTCAGGTGCTCCTTGCCGGCCCGGTCCAGGAAGGACGCCTCGACGGCGTTCCCGGCGAGGGCGGCGACTCCGCGCTCGTCGAGGCCGAGGAGGCGCGCGGCGATGGCGTACTCGCCGTTGAGGTCGGTGCCGAACATCGGCGGGTCGTCGGAGTTGATCGTCACGAGGACGCCCGCGGCGACCATCTCCTTGATCGGGTGCAGGTCGAGGTCGGTGACGGCGCGGGTGGCGATGTTGGAGGTGGGGCACACCTCCAGGGCGATGCGGTGCTCGGCGAGGTGGGCGAGGAGCCGGGGGTCCCGCACCGCGCTCGTGCCGTGGCCGATGCGCTCGGCGCGCAGGTCGCGCAGCGCGTCCCACACGGTCTCGGGGCCGGTCGTCTCGCCGGCGTGCGGGACGGAGTGCAGCCCGGCCGCGATGGCCCGGTCGAAGTACGGCTTGAACTGCGGGCGGGGCACGCCGATCTCCGGGCCGCCCAGGCCGAACGACACCAGCCCCTCCGGCCGCAGGTCGACGGCGAGCCGGGCGGTCTCCTCGGCGGCCTCCAGACCGGCTTCGCCGGGGATGTCGAAGCACCACCGCAGGACCACGCCGAGCTCGGCCTCGGCGGCGGTCCTGGCGTCCTCGATGGCCTCCATGAACGCCTTCGCGTCGATGCCGCGCCGGGTCGAGCTGTACGGCGTGACGGTGAGCTCGGCGTACCGGATGTTCTGCCGGGCCATGTCCCGGGCGACCTCGTAGGTCAGCAGCCGGACGTCCTCGGGGGTGCGGACCAGGTCGACGACCGACAGGTAGACGTCGATGAAGTGGGCGAAGTCGGTGAAGGTGAAGTAGTCGACCAGCGCCTCGGGGTCGGTGGGCACCGCGGAGTCCGGGTGCCGCGCGGCCAGCTCGGAGACGATGCGGGGGGAGGCCGACCCCACGTGGTGGACGTGCAGTTCCGCCTTGGGCAGCCCGGCGATGAAGGGGCGCAGATCGGTCATCGGGGTCCTCCGAGTGGGTGAGCCGTCCCTGGTCAGGGGTCATCGTAGGCCGGTCGTTAGCATGGCCGGAGACGATGGGGGAGGCTCATGCCAGACGACAACCACCGGAACGACCCCTGGGCGCCGCCGGAGAGTCGGCCGCCCGAGCCGGGGGTGGACCTCGGCAAGTCCGCGACCCCACGACCCGCGCCGGGCCCGGCGGCCCCGCCGCACGACCAGCCCACGGTGGCCGCGATGCCCGGTGCCGGCTTCGGCCCGCCGGAGGCCGGCGACCCGCTGCCCCCGCCACCGATCGCCCCGGGCGGGCCGGGCCGGCCCGCCCCCGGCCCGTACGGCTACCCGGCGCCGGCCGCACCCGCGCCCGGGTACCCCGCCCACCCCGGCGCCTACGGTCCGTACGGCGCCGGCGCCTGGGGACCGGCCCCGGCCAACGGGCTGGGCGTCGCGTCGATGGTCCTCGGCATCATCTCGGTCGTCGGCTGCTTCATGTACGGCCTCGGCATCGTCCTGGGCGTCCTCGCCCTGATCTTCGGCATCGTCGGCCGCAAGCGCGTCCAGCGCGGCGAGGCGAACAACGGCCCCATCGCCACCGCCGGCATCGTCACCGGCGCGGTCGGCATCGCGCTGGGCGCCCTCGTCCTCGGCGGGCTCATATGGGCCATCACCGAGGAAGTGAAGAAGGACGACGGCCTCGACCGCGACGACCCGTACGCCACCTCCCTGGTGATCAGCGACACCGGCCGCTGACCGCGCGTCCCGGTGGATCCGCCGGTGGGCGGCCGGGGACGCCCGACCGTCCGGGACCGGCCCCCGGGACCGGCCCCCGGGACCGGCACCGGGGCTGATCGTCGGGCCATACGATGGGCCGACGAAGTCCTTGGAGGGGAGACCACCCATGTCCGATCCGAACCAGCAGCCCGGCGGCTTCGGGCCGAGTCCGTACGGCCCCGGCCAGCCGCAGCAGCCCGGTTACGGGTACCCGGCCTCCCCCGCCCAGCCGCCGCAGCCGGCCTACGGGTACCCGGCGGCCGGAGCGCCCGCGCAGCCGCAGCAGCCGGCCTACGGCTACCCGGCGGCCGGAGCACCCGCGCCGCAGCCGGCCTCCTACCCGGCGCCGCCCTCCCCGTACGCCGCGCCCGGCTACGCCGCCCCGCGCCCCAGCAACGGCATGGGCACGGCGGGCCTCGTGCTCGGCATCATCGGCGTCGTCTGCAACGTCATCATGGTGCTGTGGTTCGTCGGCATGATCCTCGGCGTCCTCGCGATCATCTTCGGCGCCGTGGGGCGCGGCAAGGCCAACCGCGGCGAGGCCACGAACAAGGGCGCGGCCACGGCCGGCCTGGTCATGGGCATCATCGCGACGGTCCTGCTGCCGGCCCTCATCCTGCTGCTCTTCGCCGGCGCCATGGGGGCGGCGAGCGGCATCTGACCGACGACGCCCACCGGCCGCGCCGGTACCCCGACGGCCCGGCACGCCCCGCGTGCCGGGCCGCCGCCGTACCCGGCCGCCGTACCCGGCCGC
This portion of the Streptomyces changanensis genome encodes:
- a CDS encoding beta-ketoacyl-[acyl-carrier-protein] synthase family protein, giving the protein MHVDERVRARELTDIAVTGIGLVTPAGRTAECTWDGLLDGVPTAARDVRLAGLPVDFSCRVTGFEGPARLGLAAAREAVADASWPEGGWEGARVAVVLGTGCGPGGGAARGVSAAEVSTELGALGPSFVTSGGCASGATAIGVARDLLRAGTCDVAVAGGCDGVPGRAAAAGLGRAGSLSSRTFDPAGASRPFDAERDGFVLGEGAGVLVLERLADARARRARVRAVLSGYGASAEARCVPGQAGVDPQGRGVERAVRAAFADAGLAPEDVDHVNAHGSGGALDDLAEARALRRVFRGTPPPVTAVKSVLGHAGGGAAAVEAACTVLTLQHQAIPPTANLDRLDPEIELDVVVKSPRRRPVRAALSTSFGLGGHSAALLFRTP
- a CDS encoding gamma-aminobutyraldehyde dehydrogenase produces the protein MTTELRRLRNYINGEFRDAADGRTIDVVNPATGEVYATSPLSGRADVDAAMEAAAAAFPAWRDTTPAERQKALLKIADAFEERAEDLIAAECENTGKPVGLTRSEELPPMVDQIRFFAGAARLLEGRSAGEYMEGMTSIVRREPVGVCAQVAPWNYPMMMAVWKFAPALAAGNTVVLKPSDTTPASTVLIAEIMGQILPKGVFNVVCGDRDSGRLMVEHPTPAMASITGSVRAGMQVAESAAKDVKRVHLELGGKAPVVVFEDTDIAKAVEDISVAGFFNAGQDCTAATRVLVHESIHDEFVAALAKAAADTKTGAPDDEDVLYGPLNNAHQLKQVSGFIDRLPAHAKVEAGGHRVGDKGYYYAPTVVSGLRQDDEIVQNEVFGPVITVQPFRDEEQALEYANGVEYALASSVWTKDHARAMRMSKALDFGCVWINTHIPLVAEMPHGGFKKSGYGKDLSAYGFEDYTRIKHVMTSLG
- a CDS encoding DUF4190 domain-containing protein, which gives rise to MPDDNHRNDPWAPPESRPPEPGVDLGKSATPRPAPGPAAPPHDQPTVAAMPGAGFGPPEAGDPLPPPPIAPGGPGRPAPGPYGYPAPAAPAPGYPAHPGAYGPYGAGAWGPAPANGLGVASMVLGIISVVGCFMYGLGIVLGVLALIFGIVGRKRVQRGEANNGPIATAGIVTGAVGIALGALVLGGLIWAITEEVKKDDGLDRDDPYATSLVISDTGR
- a CDS encoding glycerophosphodiester phosphodiesterase: MRTVTVVGHRGDPYRVRENTTASIRSALARGADAVEVDVRLTWDGVPVLLHDETLRRLWRIDRPLAALSLAEVRRLTGPEGVPTLYEALAAAAPHRVMIDLPGATEETVRAVVGTVRECDAEDRVFYCSGAAAMLLVRAADPAAEIALTWTSLAPARPVLLEAVAPRWLNYRFGLVGRELADRVHRDGLLVSAWTADTRRTMRKLIDNGVDSITTNRVDTLNSVLTGAPT
- a CDS encoding adenosine deaminase; amino-acid sequence: MTDLRPFIAGLPKAELHVHHVGSASPRIVSELAARHPDSAVPTDPEALVDYFTFTDFAHFIDVYLSVVDLVRTPEDVRLLTYEVARDMARQNIRYAELTVTPYSSTRRGIDAKAFMEAIEDARTAAEAELGVVLRWCFDIPGEAGLEAAEETARLAVDLRPEGLVSFGLGGPEIGVPRPQFKPYFDRAIAAGLHSVPHAGETTGPETVWDALRDLRAERIGHGTSAVRDPRLLAHLAEHRIALEVCPTSNIATRAVTDLDLHPIKEMVAAGVLVTINSDDPPMFGTDLNGEYAIAARLLGLDERGVAALAGNAVEASFLDRAGKEHLKREIDTYTEEWLAR
- a CDS encoding SAM-dependent methyltransferase, with the protein product MTSSHIDRIRTDIAHNARVWNYWLGGKDNYSVDRAVGDQVTSLYPSIGEVARADRAFLGRAVRYLAGEAGVRQFLDIGTGLPTADNTHEVAQRVAPEARVVYVDNDPIVLTHARALLTGSRKGVTEYVDADAHDPERILRAVGRTLDLDRPVAVMMLGILNFVLDTDTARSIVRTLMGAVPPGSHLVLTHPTLEPALGGAGNAEAMAFWNANATPPITARSRGEFASFLDGLEVLEPGIVSCSRWRFEAGPEVAQFGAVARKP
- a CDS encoding DUF4190 domain-containing protein; translation: MSDPNQQPGGFGPSPYGPGQPQQPGYGYPASPAQPPQPAYGYPAAGAPAQPQQPAYGYPAAGAPAPQPASYPAPPSPYAAPGYAAPRPSNGMGTAGLVLGIIGVVCNVIMVLWFVGMILGVLAIIFGAVGRGKANRGEATNKGAATAGLVMGIIATVLLPALILLLFAGAMGAASGI